A stretch of Gemmatimonadaceae bacterium DNA encodes these proteins:
- a CDS encoding methyl-accepting chemotaxis protein, which translates to MTSTTAEPAILLPNRPAWLTDETVRRSVVVFAAFAIPVGFAFHQYARPFPWLGAALLLVVAIATRAFGIPLPGKGFASFAVGAGIAAVVALGWAAGALAAGIGILIGDVAVRRLPLRNAVGNAAHFCTACSLSGMAYYWVANGQLGASMFVSSNSWRLALLICLFIGILNATFYLQLRLSPAIAWVDARLTARWESTVSVLATLLALTAMRLAYSRADSRWYFVEGGILIGVAALTHWLVKKGALGESLQMVQQLSRVMSARPELHRAMSDIEALTRTLVPWEEMGIARFDEAARQFVVLTDSGNTHLPGLRFPADQGMPALALQRGRAVTRRDAGADLNEVTRHAGSEIAVPLKYGDRLVGLWIVRHSRTDMYRDYDAQLLDGVAPQLALSLSLDSLIQPVLDASEHMTQHVEAITATTQQLHASSQESANTARMLASTVRALSDTLSKGADEARAAQEVAESTVSEGRGTQIKGEQMLKDSRMVRGATEQASAQLTAAAAIVQEGAQEVSRLQDVSSAVQKFGQTITSLADQTGLLALNAAVEAARAGTHGRGFAVVAQEIRALADRSAAEAEAMDRAVREIRAALDRAVTLMQRTREEVLGVAQASSGWVDELDRIVAASETVASAGYRIVDAARENAQRSDIMALALAGAQQDASHAAMETDVVAGASTQQESAIEALNDAATQLSITAHELAGAVAAVRKAD; encoded by the coding sequence ATGACGTCGACCACCGCCGAACCCGCCATTCTGCTGCCGAACCGCCCTGCCTGGCTGACAGACGAGACTGTCCGCCGGTCGGTTGTCGTATTTGCCGCGTTCGCCATTCCGGTGGGCTTCGCGTTTCACCAGTATGCGCGTCCGTTTCCGTGGCTCGGGGCGGCGCTGCTGCTCGTGGTCGCGATTGCGACTCGAGCGTTCGGGATTCCGCTTCCCGGAAAGGGATTCGCCAGTTTTGCGGTCGGCGCCGGCATCGCGGCCGTGGTCGCGCTCGGATGGGCGGCGGGCGCGCTGGCCGCGGGGATCGGCATTCTGATCGGCGACGTCGCCGTGCGACGGCTGCCGCTGCGCAATGCGGTGGGCAACGCGGCGCATTTCTGCACGGCGTGCAGCCTGAGCGGGATGGCGTACTACTGGGTGGCCAACGGCCAGTTGGGCGCGAGCATGTTCGTCTCGTCCAACTCGTGGCGGCTGGCGCTGCTCATCTGCCTGTTCATCGGCATTCTGAACGCGACGTTCTACCTGCAATTGCGATTGTCGCCGGCCATCGCGTGGGTGGACGCCCGGCTGACGGCGCGCTGGGAGAGCACGGTCTCGGTGCTCGCGACGCTGCTGGCTCTGACGGCCATGCGGCTCGCGTACAGCCGGGCCGACTCGCGGTGGTATTTCGTGGAAGGCGGCATTCTGATCGGCGTGGCCGCGCTCACCCATTGGCTGGTCAAGAAGGGTGCGTTAGGCGAAAGTCTGCAGATGGTGCAGCAACTCTCGCGCGTCATGAGCGCGAGGCCGGAGCTGCACCGCGCGATGAGCGACATCGAGGCGCTGACGCGCACGCTCGTGCCCTGGGAGGAGATGGGCATCGCGCGGTTCGACGAGGCGGCGCGCCAATTCGTGGTGCTCACGGACAGCGGGAACACGCATCTGCCCGGCCTGCGATTCCCGGCCGACCAGGGCATGCCCGCGCTCGCCCTCCAGCGCGGCCGCGCAGTGACGCGCCGCGATGCCGGCGCCGATCTCAACGAGGTCACGCGGCACGCGGGCTCCGAGATCGCGGTGCCGCTCAAGTACGGCGACCGGCTCGTGGGCCTGTGGATCGTTAGGCATTCGCGCACCGACATGTATCGCGACTACGACGCGCAGCTGCTCGACGGCGTCGCGCCGCAGCTCGCGCTGTCGTTGTCGCTCGACTCGCTCATCCAGCCGGTGCTCGATGCGTCCGAGCACATGACGCAGCACGTGGAGGCGATCACCGCCACCACGCAGCAGCTGCACGCATCCTCCCAGGAAAGCGCCAATACCGCGCGCATGCTCGCCTCGACGGTGCGCGCGCTGTCCGACACGCTGTCCAAGGGCGCGGACGAAGCGCGTGCGGCGCAGGAAGTGGCCGAGAGCACGGTGTCCGAGGGACGCGGCACGCAGATAAAGGGCGAGCAGATGCTGAAGGATTCGCGCATGGTGCGCGGCGCCACGGAGCAGGCCTCCGCGCAGCTCACCGCCGCGGCCGCGATCGTACAGGAAGGCGCGCAGGAAGTGTCGCGGCTTCAAGACGTCTCGAGCGCCGTGCAGAAGTTCGGTCAGACGATCACGTCGCTCGCCGACCAAACCGGGTTGCTGGCCTTGAACGCCGCCGTCGAAGCGGCGCGTGCCGGGACGCACGGACGTGGATTCGCGGTGGTCGCGCAGGAGATCCGTGCGCTCGCCGACCGCAGCGCCGCGGAAGCGGAAGCAATGGACCGCGCGGTGCGTGAGATTCGCGCGGCACTCGATCGGGCTGTGACGCTCATGCAGCGCACGAGAGAAGAAGTCTTGGGCGTCGCCCAAGCGAGCAGCGGTTGGGTCGATGAGCTCGACCGCATCGTGGCGGCGTCGGAGACGGTGGCATCAGCCGGGTATCGCATCGTCGATGCGGCGCGCGAAAACGCGCAGCGTTCCGACATCATGGCCTTGGCGCTCGCAGGCGCTCAGCAGGACGCATCGCACGCGGCGATGGAGACCGACGTCGTCGCCGGCGCCAGCACCCAGCAGGAAAGCGCAATCGAAGCGCTCAACGATGCCGCGACGCAACTGAGCATCACCGCGCACGAACTGGCGGGCGCGGTGGCGGCTGTGAGAAAGGCGGACTAA
- a CDS encoding HIT family protein — MNRPGTNHCIFCDIIQGAAEVSMCYEDRDALAFMDIQPVNHGHVLVVPRQHYESLLDLPSDLGMHLFSVAMELGPVVRRVSGTEGMNLVVSSGESAGQDVYHFHIHLIPRRVGDGFDVPLPFPGSSMPDRTQLDATAARIIASLRDPMKKGRGVPQLSAI, encoded by the coding sequence ATGAATCGCCCCGGCACCAACCACTGCATCTTCTGCGACATCATCCAAGGCGCCGCAGAAGTCTCGATGTGCTATGAAGATCGTGATGCCCTCGCATTCATGGACATTCAGCCGGTGAACCACGGACACGTGCTCGTGGTCCCGCGCCAGCACTACGAGTCGCTGCTCGATCTTCCGTCAGACCTCGGCATGCACTTGTTCTCGGTCGCCATGGAGCTCGGACCGGTGGTCAGACGGGTGAGCGGAACCGAGGGAATGAATCTGGTGGTCTCGAGTGGCGAGTCGGCGGGCCAGGACGTGTACCACTTCCACATCCATCTGATACCGAGACGCGTCGGCGATGGATTCGACGTCCCCTTGCCATTCCCGGGCTCATCCATGCCGGACCGCACGCAGCTCGACGCGACGGCGGCCCGCATCATTGCGAGCTTGCGCGATCCGATGAAGAAGGGACGCGGGGTGCCGCAGCTCAGCGCTATCTGA